A single genomic interval of Apis cerana isolate GH-2021 linkage group LG2, AcerK_1.0, whole genome shotgun sequence harbors:
- the LOC107996883 gene encoding probable ribosome production factor 1, translated as MKLKNLRINPLNRIQKERKEEEPSTSENKTSEVILPSDSNFNHIKCKAVRYKKCQQLMKEKIKAKKEAKKKRIQEGGPKQIPHTIESLREKDETIVTGNLEDEENAELKVDFEHDEFAAYYKHTYDPKVLITYCDNPTRKTRIFGVELTRIIPNSISLYRNRSGVKKMVKSAIARNFTDIIIINEDQCKPNGMLIIHLPDGPTAHFKLSNVKITPELKRSHKEISKHRPEVILTNFTTRLGCTIGRMLGALFHYQPEFKGSRVVTFHNQRDYIFFRHHKYQFDLETAKPRLRELGPRFTLRLKSLQQGTFDSKHGEYEWLIQGKRHDMETSRRKFFL; from the exons caaaaagaaagaaaagaagaagaaccaAGCACTTCAGAAAATAAAACGTCGGAGGTTATTTTACCATCGGACagcaattttaatcatataaagtGCAAAGCAgtacgatataaaaaatgtcaacaattaatgaaagaaaaaataaaggcCAAAAAAgaagccaaaaaaaaaagaattcaagaaGGAGGTCCAAAACAAATTCCACATACCATTGAAAGCTTAAGAGAGAAAGATGAAACTATTGTCACTGGTAATCTTGAGGATGAAGAAAATGCTGAACTTAAAGTTGATTTTGAACATGATGAATTTGCTGCTTATTATAAGCATACTTATGATCCTAAGGTTTTGATTACATATTGTGATAATCCAACAAGGAAAACTAGAATTTTTGGTGTAGAACTTACAAGGATAATaccaaattcaatttctttatatagaaATCGTTCTGGAGTGAAGAAAATGGTTAAAAGTGCTATTGCAAGAAATTTtacagatattataattattaatgaggATCAATGTAAACCTA atggtatgttaattattcatcTGCCTGATGGGCCAACAGCACATTTTAAGCTTAGCAATGTTAAAATAACTCCAGAATTAAAACGTAGtcataaagaaatttctaaacATAGACCAGAAgttattttaactaatttcaCAACTCGTTTGGGTTGTACTATTGGTAGAATGTTAGGAGCACTATTTCATTATCAACCTGAATTTAAAGGCAGTAGAGTTGTAACATTTCATAATCAACgagattatatattcttcagACATCATaa GTACCAGTTTGATCTTGAAACAGCTAAACCTAGATTAAGAGAGTTAGGACCTAGATTTACTTTAAGACTAAAATCTCTGCAACAAGGAACATTTGATAGTAAACATGGAGAATATGAATGGCTTATTCAAGGAAAAAGACATGATATGGAAACTAGTAGaaggaaattctttttataa
- the LOC107996882 gene encoding tRNA (guanine(6)-N2)-methyltransferase THUMP3-like yields the protein MNVDNESNLRKLFLESSLNDNVFMIATTVDTGFEWQAIDECKEKLDKNVKVVKERGKIYFNIYWNQFVQIQEMRSIDNMFIVADVSKFEFSGNNKEMDLQLFKNAVHNNMKLEKTLDIWKHVTGFQGKIYPTTDEYNLAEKDRKLCNITVAPTTPKGKKRGQNPSNAKEDEILRYRVTCERTGKHIFESSDVARIIGGELQDKYLWLVDLSTYYLEIVCKLINNELITKLRVTHESKHHRNIMSFGPTTLRATICYNLLRLAHPNPGDIIIDPMCGSGSIPIEATLVYFKSYVIGGDNHPKAVHRTKSNIEASSSKCKIDLLHWNVSQLPFKDSFIDIAVTDMPFGKRSGRIMDNRILYKQFLIELGRIIKVLTGRIVLLTYDRRSFNMALQAAGDLFYVTKTLGINIGGLQAAVYVLKRTNIPYEQFKPKTIKNVIYKKK from the exons ATGAATGTAGATAACGAATCAAATTTACGAAAGCTTTTCCTAGAATCATCACTAAATGATAATGTTTTTATGATAGCAACAACCGTAGATAcag gtTTTGAATGGCAAGCAATAGATGAATGCAAAGagaaattggataaaaatgttaaagttGTCAAAGAACGcggcaaaatttatttcaatatatattggaaTCAATTTGTACAa ATACAAGAAATGAGATCAATAGATAATATGTTTATTGTCGCAGATGTTAGCAAATTTGAATTCTcaggaaataataaagaaatggatttacaattatttaaaaatgctgTGCATAATAAcatgaaattagaaaagacTCTAGATATTTGGAAACATGTTACTGGTTttcaaggaaaaatatatccaaCTACTGATGAATATAATCTAGCAGAAAAAGATCGTAAACTCTGTAACATAACTGTTGCACCTACTACACCtaagggaaagaaaagaggtCAAAATCCATCTAATGctaaagaagatgaaatattaagatatagaGTAACATGTGAAAGAACTGGCAAACACATATTTGAATCATCAGATGTTGCTAGAATTATTGGTGGAGAATtgcaagataaatatttatggctTGTAGATTTATctacatattatttagaaatagtctgtaaattaattaata atGAATTGATAACAAAATTACGTGTTACACATGAATCTAAGCACCACAGGAATATCATGAGTTTTGGACCAACTACCCTTAGAGCaacaatatgttataatttgttaagatTAGCTCATCCAAATCCAggagatataataattgatccaATGTGTGGTAGTGGCTCTATTCCAATTGAg gcAACTTTAgtgtattttaaatcatatgttATTGGTGGAGATAATCATCCCAAAGCTGTACATAGAACAAAATCTAACATTGAAGCATCTTCTTCTAAATGTAAGATTGATTTATTACACTGGAATGTATCACAATTACCATTTAAAGATTCCTTTATCGATATTGCTGTTACCGATATg cCATTTGGAAAAAGAAGTGGTCGAATAATGGATAACAGAAtactttataaacaatttttaatagaattaggacgaattataaaagttttaacagGTCGAATTGTTTTACTTACTTATGATAGACGTAGTTTCAATatg GCTTTACAAGCAGCTGGAGATTTGTTTTATGTGACAAAAACTTTAGGTATAAATATAGGTGGTCTTCAAGCAGCAGTTTATGTTTTAAAACGAACAAATATACCTTATGAACAATTTAAAccaaaaactattaaaaatgtgatatacaaaaaaaaataa